A genome region from Bacteroidota bacterium includes the following:
- a CDS encoding dipeptidase → MTMDILSFIDQNKNRYEDELKDFLRIPSISTSPEHNGETRRCAEWVAAEMKRIGLNNVAVMETAGHPVVYGERLDGGPNAHTVLLYGHYDVQPVDPLNLWTNPPFEPTIVGENIYARGSVDDKGQVLMQLKAIEAHVRTTGAMPVNVKVIIEGEEEIGSPNLDKFLEDNKALLKCDTVMVSDTPMFGYDQPSICYGLRGLCYMQVEVTGPNRDLHSGFFGGAVENPINALAVMISKLKDNAGRILIDGFYDNVAPISEAERAEIAKLPFDRNAFMKDLETDATPGESGYNELERMWARPTLDCNGIWGGFTGEGAKTVLPSKAYAKISMRLVPNQTPEEIAKKFEAYFNTIKPAGVTITVTDLHGGMPAMTPIDSKGVLAARHALAQIFEKDVFLTREGGSIPIVNSFASILGAPTVLMGFGLPDQNAHSPNEKMNLRNFHRGVKCGALFYSNLATN, encoded by the coding sequence ATGACGATGGATATTCTCTCTTTTATCGATCAAAACAAGAACCGTTACGAAGACGAACTGAAAGATTTTCTGCGCATCCCGTCGATTTCGACATCGCCGGAGCACAATGGCGAAACTCGTCGCTGCGCCGAGTGGGTCGCCGCTGAGATGAAGCGTATCGGACTCAATAACGTAGCGGTCATGGAAACGGCCGGACATCCTGTGGTATATGGAGAGCGCCTCGATGGCGGGCCGAATGCACACACCGTTCTACTTTACGGACACTATGATGTGCAACCCGTCGATCCGCTCAACCTCTGGACCAATCCGCCGTTCGAGCCGACGATTGTCGGAGAAAACATCTATGCCCGAGGCTCGGTCGACGACAAGGGGCAGGTACTGATGCAGCTCAAAGCCATCGAAGCGCATGTGCGAACGACCGGAGCAATGCCCGTCAATGTGAAAGTGATCATCGAAGGTGAAGAAGAAATCGGTTCGCCCAACCTTGACAAGTTTCTCGAAGACAACAAGGCATTATTGAAGTGCGATACGGTTATGGTCAGCGACACGCCGATGTTCGGATACGACCAGCCGTCGATCTGTTATGGCCTGCGCGGTCTCTGTTACATGCAGGTCGAAGTAACCGGGCCAAACCGCGACTTGCATTCCGGCTTCTTCGGCGGAGCCGTCGAAAACCCGATCAACGCCCTCGCGGTGATGATCTCAAAGCTAAAGGATAACGCCGGACGAATTCTCATCGACGGGTTTTACGATAACGTCGCGCCGATCAGCGAGGCTGAGCGTGCGGAGATTGCAAAACTTCCGTTCGATCGTAACGCATTCATGAAGGACCTCGAGACCGACGCAACGCCGGGCGAAAGCGGCTACAACGAACTCGAACGGATGTGGGCACGTCCGACGCTCGACTGCAACGGCATCTGGGGCGGGTTTACCGGCGAGGGTGCGAAGACCGTACTTCCGTCAAAGGCATATGCGAAGATCTCGATGCGCCTGGTGCCGAACCAAACACCAGAAGAGATCGCGAAAAAATTCGAGGCATACTTCAATACGATCAAACCTGCCGGCGTGACGATCACGGTGACCGACTTACACGGCGGGATGCCGGCCATGACGCCGATCGATTCGAAAGGTGTGTTAGCTGCACGTCACGCACTCGCGCAGATCTTCGAGAAGGATGTATTCCTTACACGCGAAGGCGGTTCGATCCCGATCGTCAATAGCTTTGCGTCGATTCTCGGTGCACCGACCGTATTGATGGGGTTTGGTCTGCCGGACCAAAATGCCCACTCTCCGAACGAGAAGATGAACCTACGCAACTTCCACCGCGGCGTGAAGTGCGGAGCGCTCTTCTATTCGAACCTCGCAACAAACTAA
- a CDS encoding TlpA family protein disulfide reductase encodes MRTIIRFFVFLGALTVATTVFAHTDSLKVADNMKFPVQNVDGEETNFSSYLGKGPLLVNFWAMWCEPCKQEMKAFVKLSDKLKEKGVSMVSVNTDQVKSVAKVRAYIKTQGVHYPVLLDPDGAIARNQFSMESLPYSLILRPDGTVFKKHIGFTAGDEQNIEKELDELVAQMQGK; translated from the coding sequence ATGCGAACGATCATTCGATTCTTTGTATTTCTCGGTGCGCTGACTGTTGCTACCACTGTATTCGCTCATACCGACTCGTTGAAGGTTGCGGATAACATGAAGTTTCCCGTCCAGAATGTCGATGGCGAAGAAACGAATTTCTCATCCTATCTCGGCAAAGGCCCGTTGCTTGTCAACTTCTGGGCCATGTGGTGTGAGCCCTGCAAGCAGGAGATGAAGGCGTTTGTGAAGCTTTCGGATAAGCTCAAGGAGAAGGGCGTATCGATGGTTTCGGTGAATACCGATCAGGTGAAATCGGTTGCAAAAGTCCGCGCATATATCAAGACGCAGGGCGTGCACTATCCGGTGCTGCTCGACCCGGACGGCGCGATCGCTCGCAATCAATTCTCGATGGAGTCGCTTCCGTACTCGCTGATCCTGCGGCCGGACGGCACGGTGTTCAAAAAGCATATCGGCTTCACGGCAGGCGACGAGCAGAACATCGAGAAAGAGCTCGACGAACTCGTTGCGCAAATGCAGGGGAAATAA
- the nth gene encoding endonuclease III, with the protein MPKESLEARKARAKKIFRTLGTIYPDAHCALDFTNAFELLAATILSAQCTDERVNIVMKQFRPRFPTPFALSTAEPQEIEEVIRSTGFFRQKAKSLKSMATDIVEKFGGEVPKTMEELVTLRGVGRKTANVVLGNAFGINAGIPVDTHVTRLSGLLKLSTYTTPEKIELDLMELAPQKDWAMVTHYLISHGRSVCVARRPKCRECAIAEYCPSRQDK; encoded by the coding sequence ATGCCGAAAGAATCACTTGAAGCCCGAAAGGCCCGCGCGAAGAAGATATTTCGTACTCTGGGTACGATATATCCGGATGCGCACTGCGCACTCGATTTTACAAACGCATTCGAACTGCTTGCGGCAACGATCCTCTCGGCGCAGTGCACCGACGAGCGGGTGAATATCGTCATGAAGCAGTTTCGGCCCCGGTTTCCGACGCCGTTTGCCCTTTCAACGGCCGAGCCGCAAGAGATCGAAGAAGTCATTCGCTCGACGGGGTTCTTTCGCCAGAAGGCAAAATCGTTGAAGTCGATGGCAACCGACATCGTCGAGAAGTTCGGCGGCGAGGTGCCGAAGACGATGGAAGAACTCGTCACGCTGCGCGGTGTCGGTCGAAAAACTGCGAACGTCGTGCTGGGGAATGCATTCGGTATTAATGCCGGCATCCCCGTCGATACGCATGTCACCCGGTTATCCGGTCTGCTCAAGTTATCGACGTACACCACCCCCGAAAAGATCGAGCTCGACCTCATGGAGTTGGCTCCGCAGAAGGATTGGGCGATGGTTACCCACTACCTTATCTCGCATGGTCGTTCGGTCTGTGTCGCGCGCCGCCCGAAGTGTCGCGAGTGTGCCATTGCCGAGTACTGCCCGAGTCGTCAGGACAAATAG
- a CDS encoding glycosyltransferase family 2 protein, with product MSVSSDRAPFFTVITPTFNRARTIRQAVESVLAQSFEDFEYIIVDDGSTDETRDVLTDLVATDTRLRYEYSKNQGTSLARDLGASLGHGRYITFLDSDDEYLPIHLESRERILAAEPAIELLHGGVEIVGDEFVADKYEPSRRISIYDCTIGGTFVIRRDLWKRLGGFGNVAYGDDTEFFTRAQSHGAFIRKTDIATYRYNRTEADSLCTIVSNEGLDGIVKYRSSSLQ from the coding sequence ATGAGCGTGTCATCTGATCGCGCGCCGTTCTTTACGGTCATTACCCCGACCTTCAATCGTGCACGCACGATTCGCCAGGCTGTCGAAAGCGTGCTGGCCCAATCATTCGAGGACTTCGAATATATCATCGTCGACGACGGCTCGACCGACGAAACACGCGATGTGCTGACAGATCTCGTCGCTACGGATACGCGACTGCGATATGAGTATTCGAAGAATCAAGGCACATCGCTCGCCCGCGATCTCGGAGCATCGCTCGGTCACGGTCGATACATCACATTTCTCGATTCCGACGACGAATATCTGCCCATCCATCTCGAATCTCGAGAACGGATCCTTGCTGCGGAACCGGCGATCGAGCTCTTGCATGGCGGCGTCGAGATCGTCGGCGATGAGTTCGTCGCCGATAAATACGAGCCAAGCCGTCGCATCAGTATTTACGATTGTACGATCGGCGGAACGTTCGTCATCCGCCGCGACCTGTGGAAACGTCTCGGCGGCTTTGGTAATGTTGCCTACGGAGACGATACCGAGTTCTTCACCCGTGCCCAGTCGCACGGGGCATTCATCCGCAAGACCGATATTGCGACCTATCGGTATAACCGAACCGAAGCAGATTCGCTCTGTACCATCGTTTCGAATGAAGGTCTCGATGGCATCGTGAAGTACCGTTCGTCCAGCTTACAGTAA
- a CDS encoding FAD-dependent thymidylate synthase has translation MQSPLRVKLVNAFIDPFKNAIATARTCYSSKGIIGTDGVSLEKHTPLAESIYEAGHHTTLQHAHFQFALEGVSRHCIWSFLHSHPFYNSEQVSQRYVEVKRGSYLTPNFGDEAAQQLYDREMTRVTDDYHRLIDLLTPAVEDAYFGRFPHRRKNADEYKKEIKKKAQEVARYVLPVSTTAYMYHTVSGITLLRYYRLARMADTPTETMAVVQAMVDELLRHDPNYRIILEEPLRPEEYPEAEFIHAGRSASDAKEFRREFDHDLNGRFSRLVDYKVNAEATLAASIREVLGMPMNMLGDEEAIRYALDPSKNTMLGETMVLTTQSKLSRAMHNVHYTFRKRISHAADSQDQRHRMTPASRPILHMQLSDDHPDYITPLVVEEASEEAQTLYRESLHTSWNAYARLKEMGVSQEFAEYMLPNATSVRFTESADLLSLHHKHAMRLCYNAQEEIWRASVDEADQIREVHPRIGMYLLPPCSLRDMAGVRPVCPEGARYCGVKVWKLDLKEYERVI, from the coding sequence ATTCAATCCCCGCTCCGCGTCAAACTCGTCAACGCATTCATCGATCCGTTCAAGAATGCGATCGCCACGGCGCGTACGTGTTATTCGTCGAAAGGAATCATCGGCACCGACGGTGTCTCGCTCGAAAAACATACGCCGCTCGCCGAAAGCATTTATGAGGCCGGACATCACACGACGCTGCAACATGCGCATTTCCAGTTCGCACTCGAAGGCGTGTCGCGGCACTGCATCTGGTCGTTCCTTCATTCGCACCCGTTCTATAACTCCGAACAGGTCAGCCAGCGATATGTCGAGGTGAAGCGTGGAAGTTACCTGACGCCGAATTTCGGTGACGAAGCAGCACAGCAACTCTACGATCGGGAAATGACTCGTGTAACCGACGATTACCATCGCCTGATCGACCTCTTGACCCCAGCCGTGGAAGACGCATACTTCGGGCGCTTCCCTCACCGACGTAAGAATGCGGACGAGTACAAGAAAGAGATCAAAAAGAAGGCGCAGGAAGTCGCACGGTATGTACTGCCCGTCAGTACGACGGCATATATGTACCACACCGTCAGCGGCATTACGCTATTACGTTACTACCGCCTGGCACGTATGGCCGATACGCCGACCGAGACGATGGCTGTCGTGCAGGCAATGGTCGACGAGCTCTTGCGCCACGACCCGAACTATCGTATTATCCTCGAAGAGCCACTTCGCCCCGAAGAATACCCCGAAGCGGAATTCATACACGCCGGACGAAGCGCATCCGATGCAAAAGAATTTCGCCGCGAGTTCGACCATGATCTCAACGGACGCTTCTCGCGTCTCGTCGATTACAAAGTCAACGCAGAGGCGACGCTTGCCGCAAGTATCCGCGAAGTGCTCGGCATGCCGATGAACATGCTCGGCGACGAAGAGGCGATTCGATATGCTCTCGATCCGTCGAAGAACACGATGCTCGGCGAGACGATGGTGCTCACGACGCAATCCAAATTATCGCGCGCAATGCACAACGTCCATTACACCTTCCGGAAGCGAATCTCGCATGCCGCCGATTCGCAGGACCAGCGCCATCGCATGACCCCGGCGTCGAGGCCCATCCTGCACATGCAACTCTCCGACGATCACCCAGACTACATTACTCCTCTTGTCGTCGAGGAAGCGAGCGAGGAGGCTCAGACACTCTACCGCGAATCGTTGCATACCTCGTGGAACGCGTACGCCCGGCTCAAAGAGATGGGCGTGTCACAGGAGTTTGCCGAATACATGCTCCCGAATGCGACGTCCGTTCGATTCACGGAATCGGCCGATCTGCTCTCGCTTCATCACAAGCATGCCATGCGTCTGTGCTACAATGCACAAGAAGAAATCTGGCGAGCATCTGTCGACGAAGCCGACCAGATTCGCGAGGTTCACCCACGCATCGGAATGTATTTACTCCCCCCGTGCTCGCTTCGCGATATGGCGGGCGTGCGCCCCGTATGCCCCGAAGGAGCACGGTATTGTGGGGTGAAGGTCTGGAAACTCGATTTGAAGGAGTATGAGCGTGTCATCTGA
- a CDS encoding erythromycin esterase family protein has protein sequence MALPLCASIARAQLFGDKPAAAPNPTPYFDLDFEREGTMRPWEMIPTDCLYDLDRAEHTHGKQSLSIAFGHPDAQYDPSIGATVTQILPLGVAGLDHWKLEIKVDIKCDAITKGAANFYAAILRDSSKTIEYRNLMSDSIKGTKAWKTYSLLMDCDTNVHYLQLACMLGGTGKVWFDHVQILVNGTSIPELALPITPSMTTAERTALTKKLVAFDPNGSSDDPRLAALDPCIGDHRVIALGEATNGTHEFFAAKTKLIRYLVEHKGFTHVGFEGNTAEMDYLNDYIATGKGNLDSLLKGFYYWPYISQEVRDLITWMRQYNASGKHVELFGFDMQSPYKIHDEIVRFAREQKLPHADNAVHAADRFLAVLDNIEKGGTTPIDSFKTYSDNLYHVLEGDALKVRASEQLHFRTILIYADNLRQFASLVTASIAPQQVRDSSMATNVVNRMLLADASAKCVLWTHNFHAGKFAHTMGAFLKKEYGESYLAIGFAFDGGRYNAGVDGMPTVCDALPAYPGSFEQLCKEISPGPFFLDLRGKPEVSGLPKAFYGGLDHHNVTLNNERFSFYEAVIPQVYDAIIYIPQSTPSKLLNLK, from the coding sequence ATGGCACTTCCATTGTGTGCTTCGATCGCTCGTGCGCAGCTATTCGGCGACAAGCCCGCAGCAGCGCCGAACCCGACTCCGTACTTCGATCTCGATTTCGAGCGCGAAGGCACGATGCGCCCGTGGGAGATGATACCGACCGATTGTCTTTACGACCTCGACCGGGCGGAACATACGCACGGCAAGCAATCACTTTCCATTGCCTTCGGACATCCGGACGCGCAGTACGATCCGAGTATCGGTGCGACGGTGACGCAGATACTGCCCCTCGGTGTTGCCGGGCTCGATCACTGGAAGCTAGAAATAAAGGTTGACATCAAGTGCGATGCGATCACCAAAGGCGCCGCGAACTTTTACGCTGCGATCCTGCGCGATTCGAGCAAGACGATTGAGTATCGCAACCTAATGAGCGACAGTATAAAAGGGACGAAGGCGTGGAAGACGTATTCGCTCCTGATGGATTGCGACACAAACGTACATTATCTCCAACTCGCTTGTATGCTCGGCGGGACGGGCAAGGTGTGGTTCGATCATGTGCAGATCCTCGTCAACGGAACGTCCATCCCGGAACTGGCTTTGCCGATCACGCCGTCAATGACAACGGCCGAACGAACGGCACTGACGAAGAAACTCGTTGCATTCGACCCGAACGGTTCGTCGGACGATCCGAGGCTTGCGGCACTGGACCCGTGTATCGGTGATCATCGCGTAATCGCACTCGGCGAGGCGACGAACGGGACGCATGAGTTCTTTGCCGCCAAGACGAAGCTGATTCGTTATCTTGTCGAGCACAAAGGATTTACGCATGTCGGCTTCGAGGGAAATACTGCCGAGATGGATTACCTCAACGATTACATCGCCACCGGGAAGGGAAATCTCGACTCACTCTTGAAGGGCTTTTATTATTGGCCCTACATATCGCAGGAAGTACGCGATCTCATAACCTGGATGCGCCAGTACAATGCGAGCGGCAAGCATGTCGAATTATTCGGATTCGATATGCAATCGCCGTATAAGATCCACGACGAGATCGTGCGCTTCGCACGCGAACAAAAACTTCCGCACGCCGACAATGCCGTGCATGCAGCCGATCGTTTCCTGGCGGTGCTCGACAATATTGAAAAAGGCGGCACGACGCCGATCGACTCGTTCAAAACGTACAGCGACAACCTGTATCACGTGCTCGAAGGCGATGCATTGAAGGTTCGGGCGAGCGAGCAACTGCACTTCCGCACGATCTTGATCTATGCGGATAATTTGCGTCAGTTTGCATCACTCGTGACTGCAAGCATCGCGCCGCAACAGGTGCGAGACTCTTCGATGGCTACCAATGTCGTCAATCGCATGTTGCTGGCGGATGCGTCGGCGAAGTGCGTGCTCTGGACGCATAACTTCCATGCCGGCAAGTTCGCTCACACGATGGGCGCATTCCTCAAAAAAGAATATGGGGAGAGTTACCTCGCGATCGGTTTTGCCTTCGATGGCGGGCGCTATAACGCGGGGGTGGACGGCATGCCGACGGTCTGCGATGCACTCCCCGCATATCCCGGAAGTTTCGAGCAACTCTGCAAAGAGATCTCGCCCGGTCCGTTCTTCCTCGATCTGCGCGGAAAGCCCGAAGTATCAGGGCTTCCGAAGGCATTCTATGGCGGGCTCGATCACCATAATGTCACCCTTAATAACGAGCGATTCTCGTTTTACGAGGCGGTGATCCCGCAAGTGTACGATGCGATCATTTACATCCCGCAATCGACGCCCTCGAAGCTGCTGAATCTCAAATAG